In Dolichospermum flos-aquae CCAP 1403/13F, the following proteins share a genomic window:
- the mreD gene encoding rod shape-determining protein MreD, with amino-acid sequence MKIPGFPGDRDKKSTSTGRKSYFLIPPLALWHPWWHQFMDWMVIFLTVMLCLLMLPTRLPGMELLGIGPNWLLIWVVAWSVNRSVFSGLLSGIILGLLQDAMTSPDPTHALSLGIVGMLTALMQKQRFIQEDFISIALIVFVMAVVADTIFAFQLSWAGNRHAASIWTYYQRATLASAILSSLWAPVVYYPLNRWWQQMKLIRNS; translated from the coding sequence ATGAAGATACCTGGATTTCCTGGTGACAGAGATAAAAAATCAACTTCAACCGGACGAAAATCCTATTTTTTGATTCCCCCATTAGCACTTTGGCATCCTTGGTGGCATCAATTTATGGATTGGATGGTAATATTTTTAACTGTCATGTTATGTTTACTAATGTTGCCAACTCGTCTCCCCGGAATGGAATTATTAGGCATTGGTCCTAATTGGCTACTCATTTGGGTAGTGGCTTGGAGTGTCAATCGCTCAGTATTTTCTGGTCTGCTGTCAGGGATCATTTTGGGGCTATTGCAAGACGCAATGACATCACCTGATCCAACTCATGCCTTGAGTTTGGGAATTGTGGGAATGTTAACAGCCCTGATGCAAAAACAGCGGTTTATTCAAGAAGACTTTATTTCCATTGCTTTAATTGTATTTGTGATGGCTGTAGTGGCAGACACTATTTTTGCTTTCCAGTTATCTTGGGCAGGAAATCGTCATGCAGCCAGTATTTGGACATATTACCAACGGGCTACCTTAGCTTCGGCAATTCTCAGTAGTTTGTGGGCGCCTGTGGTTTATTATCCTCTTAATCGCTGGTGGCAGCAGATGAAATTAATTCGTAATTCGTAA